The following coding sequences are from one Triplophysa dalaica isolate WHDGS20190420 chromosome 12, ASM1584641v1, whole genome shotgun sequence window:
- the nrsn1 gene encoding neurensin-1 produces the protein MTSCSEICGSEYAEQGHGALSSGYQGYGVRSYLHQFYEECTASIWERDEDFQTQRSPSRWSSVLWKVCLALGALILVAGLSVLLVGYATPPRLEAFGEDELLFVDGRAVRFNRALDACKLAGAVLFCVGGSGMAVGLLLAACSQGTSKEELQLQQRFKERLAEIQASVQPITRAPTPGEGKVPVTLSKVQNVQPGAET, from the exons ATGACTTCTTGCTCAGAGATCTGTGGGTCGGAATATGCTGAGCAGGGCCACGGTGCGCTCAGCAGTGGTTACCAAGGTTACGGGGTGCGTTCTTACCTGCACCAGTTCTATGAGGAGTGCACTGCCTCCATCTGGGAGCGCGATGAAGATTTTCAGACACAGAGATCGCCTAGTCGTTGGAGCTCTGTCCTCTGGAAG GTCTGTCTCGCGCTTGGAGCTCTCATTCTGGTAGCCGGGCTATCAGTGCTGCTGGTGGGCTATGCCACTCCTCCTCGGCTAGAAGCATTCGGTGAAGACGAGCTGCTCTTCGTGGATGGCCGCGCTGTACGCTTCAACCGTGCACTGGATGCCTGTAAGCTGGCCGGAGCCGTTCTGTTTTGTGTGGGTGGCAGTGGTATGGCGGTCGGATTGCTGCTGGCTGCTTGCTCTCAGGGCACCTCCAAAGAAGAGCTCCAACTGCAACAGCGTTTCAAAGAGCGTCTAGCCGAGATCCAGGCCTCCGTTCAACCCATCACCCGAGCTCCGACCCCCGGGGAGGGCAAGGTTCCAGTCACTCTATCGAAGGTGCAGAACGTCCAACCCGGGGCGGAGACCTGA
- the LOC130433056 gene encoding doublecortin domain-containing protein 2-like isoform X1: protein MSAEKPNFLSQPEVKNIYFYRNGDPYYEPRRLVVNAKRVSTFDTLLREVTGGVRAPFGAVRNIYTPKAGHRVDSLEHLRSGEQYVAAGREKFKKIDYLQIGNRKKRTPQSNGLMKPIPQSRMIVSARFLKPIKEPCAIFVVANGDVLNPVVRLLIPSRVIGQFERTLEMITEKIGLRIVGGVRSLYTFEGTLITDGKELENGQFYVAVGRDKFKKLPYSDLLFSKPIGMKRVNGSKAASLPPICKYRRQNGDVGNHVSKSVVGGSEYGQDKSSPPSHSSKEHLSSLVREISQAKLMNIRKKRSGLMASHDILDDDDGEDKSAEDDKFSPEVGEVSPDPNQEKNSQEQANIDDSSKTEEQNQTTEAKNQTTVEKNQTTEEQDQTTEKQDQTTEEKEEQDQTTEEQDQTTEKQDQTTEEKEEKDQTTEEQDQTTEEQKQTMEEHNQTTEEQNQTTQEQRETTEEQDQTTKEQNQPREEQDQITKDQDQAREEQDQTTCNGEEEQNQEDVNAEDENKETEDSEKYEFDGEIKEEEETSDPEAKDVNKEKCEADEEERQNEEQQLKGEEETNDEKPENEKEQTEESPDQSESQTNAE from the exons ATGAGTGCGGAAAAGCCAAACTTTCTGTCTCAACCCGaagtgaaaaacatttatttctatcGCAATGGAGATCCGTATTACGAGCCCAGGCGTTTAGTGGTCAACGCGAAACGGGTGTCGACCTTCGATACGCTACTGCGGGAGGTGACGGGTGGCGTGCGCGCTCCGTTTGGAGCGGTGCGGAACATCTACACGCCCAAAGCAGGACACAGAGTAGACTCACTGGAGCACCTGAGGAGCGGAGAGCAGTATGTGGCTGCTGGACGAGAAAAGTTCAAGAAAATTGA TTATTTACAGATAGGAAACAGGAAGAAAAGAACTCCTCAGTCAAATGGACTG ATGAAACCTATACCCCAGAGTCGCATGATAGTATCTGCCAGGTTCCTCAAACCCATCAAAGAGCCCTGTGCAATATT TGTTGTCGCTAATGGAGACGTCCTGAATCCTGTGGTGAGGTTATTGATACCCAGTcgtgtgattggccagttcgaACGTACTTTAGAGATGATCACAGAGAAAATAGGCCTGCGGATTGTGGGGGGTGTGAGGAG TTTGTACACCTTTGAAGGAACTCTCATTACAGATGGGAAGGAGTTGGAAAATGGACAGTTTTATGTTGCTGTTGGCAGAGACAAATTTAAAAAGCTTCCATACAGTGACCTCCTGTTCAGTAAACCTATAGGCATGAAGAGAGTTAATGg GTCAAAAGCAGCATCACTACCGCCAATATGCAAATACAGACGACAAAATGGAGAT GTGGGGAACCATGTCAGTAAGTCAGTGGTGGGTGGTAGTGAATATGGACAGGACAAAAGCAGCCCTCCGTCGCACAGCTCTAAAGAACATCTGTCATCTCTTGTCAGAGAGATCTCTCAGGCCAAACTTATGAACATTCGAAAGAAGAGAAGTGGTCTCATGGCATCCCATGATATTCTAGATGACG ATGATGGAGAGGACAAAAGTGCAGAGGATGACAAGTTTTCACCAGAG gtAGGAGAAGTCAGTCCAGACCCTAATCAAGAGAAAAATTCTCAAGAACAAGCTAATATAGACGACTCATCTAAAACAGAAGAACAAAACCAAACCACAGAAGCAAAGAACCAAACCACAGTAGAAAAGAACCAAACCACAGAAGAACAGGACCAAACCACAGAAAAACAGGACCAAACCACAGAAGAAAAGGAAGAACAGGACCAAACTACAGAAGAGCAGGACCAAACCACAGAAAAACAGGACCAAACCACAGAAGAAAAGGAAGAAAAGGACCAAACTACAGAAGAACAGGACCAAACCACAGAAGAACAGAAGCAGACCATGGAAGAACATAACCAAACCACTGAAGAACAGAACCAAACTACACAAGAACAGAGGGAAACTACAGAAGAACAGGACCAAACCACAAAAGAACAGAACCAACCCAGAGAAGAACAGGACCAAATCACAAAAGACCAGGACCAAGCCAGAGAAGAACAGGACCAAACCACATGTAATGGAGAAGAAGAGCAGAATCAAGAGGATGTGAATGCAGAAGATGAGAACAAAGAAACGGAAGATTCAGAGAAGTATGAGTTTGATGGAGAGATCAAAGAGGAGGAAGAGACATCAGATCCAGAGGCAAAGGATGTCAATAAAGAGAAGTGCGAGGCAGACGAAGAAGAGAGGCAGAATGAAGAGCAGCAGCTGAAAGGAGAAGAGGaaacaaatgatgaaaaacCAGAGAACGAGAAAGAGCAGACAGAAGAAAGTCCAGATCAGAGTGAATCACAAACCAATGCTGAATGA
- the LOC130433056 gene encoding doublecortin domain-containing protein 2-like isoform X2, producing the protein MLSEFACVFFVCMCFLLLQRIDTQRPRVVANGDVLNPVVRLLIPSRVIGQFERTLEMITEKIGLRIVGGVRSLYTFEGTLITDGKELENGQFYVAVGRDKFKKLPYSDLLFSKPIGMKRVNGSKAASLPPICKYRRQNGDVGNHVSKSVVGGSEYGQDKSSPPSHSSKEHLSSLVREISQAKLMNIRKKRSGLMASHDILDDDDGEDKSAEDDKFSPEVGEVSPDPNQEKNSQEQANIDDSSKTEEQNQTTEAKNQTTVEKNQTTEEQDQTTEKQDQTTEEKEEQDQTTEEQDQTTEKQDQTTEEKEEKDQTTEEQDQTTEEQKQTMEEHNQTTEEQNQTTQEQRETTEEQDQTTKEQNQPREEQDQITKDQDQAREEQDQTTCNGEEEQNQEDVNAEDENKETEDSEKYEFDGEIKEEEETSDPEAKDVNKEKCEADEEERQNEEQQLKGEEETNDEKPENEKEQTEESPDQSESQTNAE; encoded by the exons atgctttctgaatttgcttgtgttttttttgtttgcatgtgttttcttctgttgcagcgcattgACACCCAGCGGCCACG TGTTGTCGCTAATGGAGACGTCCTGAATCCTGTGGTGAGGTTATTGATACCCAGTcgtgtgattggccagttcgaACGTACTTTAGAGATGATCACAGAGAAAATAGGCCTGCGGATTGTGGGGGGTGTGAGGAG TTTGTACACCTTTGAAGGAACTCTCATTACAGATGGGAAGGAGTTGGAAAATGGACAGTTTTATGTTGCTGTTGGCAGAGACAAATTTAAAAAGCTTCCATACAGTGACCTCCTGTTCAGTAAACCTATAGGCATGAAGAGAGTTAATGg GTCAAAAGCAGCATCACTACCGCCAATATGCAAATACAGACGACAAAATGGAGAT GTGGGGAACCATGTCAGTAAGTCAGTGGTGGGTGGTAGTGAATATGGACAGGACAAAAGCAGCCCTCCGTCGCACAGCTCTAAAGAACATCTGTCATCTCTTGTCAGAGAGATCTCTCAGGCCAAACTTATGAACATTCGAAAGAAGAGAAGTGGTCTCATGGCATCCCATGATATTCTAGATGACG ATGATGGAGAGGACAAAAGTGCAGAGGATGACAAGTTTTCACCAGAG gtAGGAGAAGTCAGTCCAGACCCTAATCAAGAGAAAAATTCTCAAGAACAAGCTAATATAGACGACTCATCTAAAACAGAAGAACAAAACCAAACCACAGAAGCAAAGAACCAAACCACAGTAGAAAAGAACCAAACCACAGAAGAACAGGACCAAACCACAGAAAAACAGGACCAAACCACAGAAGAAAAGGAAGAACAGGACCAAACTACAGAAGAGCAGGACCAAACCACAGAAAAACAGGACCAAACCACAGAAGAAAAGGAAGAAAAGGACCAAACTACAGAAGAACAGGACCAAACCACAGAAGAACAGAAGCAGACCATGGAAGAACATAACCAAACCACTGAAGAACAGAACCAAACTACACAAGAACAGAGGGAAACTACAGAAGAACAGGACCAAACCACAAAAGAACAGAACCAACCCAGAGAAGAACAGGACCAAATCACAAAAGACCAGGACCAAGCCAGAGAAGAACAGGACCAAACCACATGTAATGGAGAAGAAGAGCAGAATCAAGAGGATGTGAATGCAGAAGATGAGAACAAAGAAACGGAAGATTCAGAGAAGTATGAGTTTGATGGAGAGATCAAAGAGGAGGAAGAGACATCAGATCCAGAGGCAAAGGATGTCAATAAAGAGAAGTGCGAGGCAGACGAAGAAGAGAGGCAGAATGAAGAGCAGCAGCTGAAAGGAGAAGAGGaaacaaatgatgaaaaacCAGAGAACGAGAAAGAGCAGACAGAAGAAAGTCCAGATCAGAGTGAATCACAAACCAATGCTGAATGA